A stretch of the Streptomyces sp. WMMB303 genome encodes the following:
- a CDS encoding amidase — MTGENACTAAAAPARPPDIAVRARLSAVGIAAEVAAGRVTAREVVREALARIAEADPSIRAFTTVWPARALEYAAAVDRAVRDGERLPLAGVPLGVKATQRLSAPSVARLVAAGCVPVGATATPGPGTPWQTWGATDRGPTLNPLRADLSPGGSSAGSAAAVAAGMVPLATGSDGAGSVRIPAAWCAVLGLKPTGGLLPLPGSPAARPRRSVPGPLARTAADTAACFAALAGTSPAAPEPPERPLRTAWSATLGCADTRQPVAATARAFLEELARTGAVAPRPAAVRLPDAADCWRTLRARRPPGAVPAPESGTAADRTGAELAAELDRILGTVDLLATPTTPNPPHGHHGPGGDMSVALTWAFNITGHPALSLPAGRTAAGEPVGLQLVAAHGREADLLAVAAAAETVPQSQPH; from the coding sequence GTGACCGGGGAGAACGCGTGTACAGCAGCCGCCGCACCGGCGCGCCCGCCGGACATCGCCGTCCGCGCCCGGCTGTCGGCGGTCGGGATCGCCGCCGAGGTGGCCGCGGGCCGCGTCACGGCGCGCGAGGTGGTGCGGGAAGCGCTGGCCCGCATCGCGGAAGCCGACCCGTCGATCAGAGCGTTCACCACGGTGTGGCCCGCGCGTGCCCTGGAGTACGCGGCGGCCGTCGACCGGGCCGTCCGGGACGGCGAGCGACTGCCGCTGGCCGGAGTGCCGTTGGGGGTGAAGGCCACGCAGCGGCTCTCGGCACCGTCCGTGGCCCGGCTGGTCGCGGCGGGCTGCGTGCCGGTCGGTGCCACGGCCACCCCCGGCCCCGGAACCCCGTGGCAGACGTGGGGGGCCACCGACCGGGGCCCGACCCTCAACCCGCTGCGGGCCGACCTGAGTCCGGGCGGGTCCTCGGCCGGTTCGGCCGCCGCCGTCGCGGCCGGGATGGTCCCGCTCGCCACCGGGAGCGACGGGGCGGGCTCCGTACGGATCCCGGCCGCGTGGTGCGCGGTGCTCGGCCTGAAGCCGACGGGCGGACTGCTGCCCCTGCCCGGCAGCCCCGCCGCACGCCCCCGGCGGAGCGTGCCCGGACCACTGGCGCGCACCGCGGCCGACACCGCCGCCTGCTTCGCCGCCCTCGCCGGCACCTCCCCTGCCGCTCCCGAGCCGCCGGAGCGCCCGCTGCGCACGGCGTGGTCGGCCACCCTGGGCTGCGCCGACACCCGGCAGCCGGTTGCCGCGACGGCGCGTGCCTTCCTGGAGGAGCTGGCCCGGACCGGCGCCGTCGCGCCGCGGCCCGCCGCCGTCCGGCTGCCGGACGCCGCCGACTGCTGGCGCACGCTCCGTGCCCGCCGCCCTCCGGGGGCGGTCCCCGCACCGGAAAGCGGCACGGCGGCCGACCGCACGGGCGCCGAACTCGCGGCCGAGCTGGACCGGATCCTCGGCACGGTGGATCTGCTCGCCACGCCGACCACTCCCAACCCGCCGCACGGCCACCACGGGCCGGGAGGGGACATGAGCGTCGCTCTCACCTGGGCCTTCAACATCACCGGGCACCCGGCGCTCAGCCTGCCCGCCGGTCGGACCGCGGCCGGTGAACCGGTCGGGCTGCAACTCGTGGCAGCCCACGGCCGGGAGGCCGACCTGCTGGCCGTCGCGGCCGCCGCCGAGACGGTGCCGCAGTCGCAGCCGCACTGA
- a CDS encoding tetratricopeptide repeat protein — MTSPETNLIQFRAAEQLLAARDPRGAVDLLDNVIDEHPEHRGARLLRARAYFLEARLRSAEQEFQWVLEREPDNAFAHFALARTLQRASRDEEARAHFKLAAALDPRPDFVEAAGFESFEPPGPGATDLGN; from the coding sequence GTGACGAGCCCCGAGACGAACCTGATCCAGTTCCGCGCGGCGGAGCAGCTGCTGGCGGCGCGCGACCCGCGCGGCGCGGTCGACCTGCTGGACAACGTGATCGACGAACACCCGGAGCACCGGGGTGCCCGGTTGCTGCGCGCCCGCGCGTACTTCCTGGAGGCCCGGCTGCGGTCCGCCGAGCAGGAGTTCCAGTGGGTGCTGGAGCGCGAGCCGGACAACGCCTTCGCACACTTCGCCCTGGCCCGTACGCTCCAGCGCGCCTCCCGCGACGAGGAGGCACGCGCCCACTTCAAGCTCGCCGCCGCACTCGATCCCCGGCCCGACTTCGTGGAGGCCGCCGGTTTCGAGAGCTTCGAGCCCCCCGGACCCGGGGCGACGGACCTGGGCAACTGA
- the coaE gene encoding dephospho-CoA kinase, with amino-acid sequence MVKVGLTGGIGSGKSEVARLFAECGAVIVDADRIAREVVEPGTPGLAAIVDEFGAEVLTGDGRLDRPRLAALVFADPERRTALNAIVHPLVGQRSAELERAAREADPDAVVVHDVPLLVENGLAPLYDTVVVVDAATETRLDRLVRLRGTDADEARARMAAQASREERLAVADIVIDNNGPLSELAPRVREIWDELRG; translated from the coding sequence ATGGTGAAGGTGGGTCTGACGGGCGGGATCGGTTCGGGCAAGAGTGAGGTCGCACGGCTGTTCGCCGAGTGCGGAGCGGTGATCGTGGACGCGGACCGGATCGCGCGAGAGGTCGTGGAGCCGGGCACTCCGGGCCTGGCGGCGATCGTCGACGAGTTCGGTGCGGAGGTCCTGACCGGGGACGGCCGCCTGGACCGGCCGCGGCTGGCTGCTCTCGTCTTCGCCGACCCGGAGCGGCGGACGGCGCTCAACGCGATCGTGCACCCCCTGGTGGGCCAGCGCTCCGCCGAACTGGAGCGTGCGGCGCGGGAGGCCGACCCGGACGCGGTCGTCGTCCATGATGTGCCGCTGCTGGTGGAGAACGGACTCGCGCCGCTCTACGACACGGTCGTCGTCGTGGACGCCGCCACCGAGACCCGGCTCGACCGCCTGGTGCGGCTGCGCGGCACGGACGCGGACGAGGCGCGCGCCCGGATGGCCGCGCAGGCGAGTCGCGAGGAGCGGCTGGCGGTCGCCGACATCGTGATCGACAACAACGGGCCGCTGTCGGAGCTGGCGCCCAGGGTGCGCGAGATCTGGGACGAGCTGCGCGGCTGA
- a CDS encoding PAC2 family protein — MYSWDQAGLDAVEAIAAEPDSAGLVMLYHLEGFMDAGDTGEQIVERLLESQPARTVARFDVDRLLDYRARRPMMTFRRDHWVSYETPRLELRLLRDATDAPFLLLSGPEPDSEWEGFTAALREIVERLRVRLSVTFHGIPMGVPHTRPVGLTPHGNRTDLVPGQPSAFDEAQVPGSAAALTELRLAESGHDVLGVAAHVPHYIARSTYPDAALVVAEALTSATGLVLPEVAHALRTEALRTQNEIERQLAEGDEELVSVVRGLEQQYDAVAGAETRGNLVAEPAELPSAEELGAVFEQFLADREGRQGPGSEGGRQE; from the coding sequence ATGTACTCCTGGGACCAGGCGGGACTCGACGCGGTCGAGGCGATCGCCGCCGAGCCGGACAGCGCCGGGTTGGTGATGCTGTACCACCTCGAGGGCTTCATGGACGCAGGCGACACCGGTGAGCAGATCGTGGAGCGGCTGCTGGAGAGCCAGCCCGCCCGCACCGTCGCCCGTTTCGACGTCGACCGCCTGCTCGACTACCGGGCGCGCCGGCCGATGATGACCTTCCGCAGGGACCACTGGGTGTCCTACGAGACGCCCCGGCTGGAGTTGCGACTGCTGCGGGACGCCACGGACGCGCCGTTCCTGCTGCTGTCCGGCCCGGAGCCGGACAGCGAATGGGAGGGCTTCACCGCGGCACTCCGCGAGATCGTGGAACGGCTGCGGGTCCGGCTGTCGGTGACCTTCCACGGTATCCCGATGGGCGTCCCGCACACCCGCCCGGTCGGGCTCACCCCGCACGGGAACCGCACCGACCTGGTGCCCGGCCAGCCGTCCGCCTTCGACGAGGCCCAGGTCCCGGGCAGCGCGGCGGCGCTGACGGAGCTCAGGCTGGCGGAGAGCGGACATGACGTGCTCGGTGTGGCCGCCCACGTCCCGCACTACATCGCCCGCTCGACCTATCCCGACGCCGCGCTCGTCGTCGCCGAGGCGCTCACCTCGGCGACGGGGCTGGTCCTCCCGGAGGTGGCGCACGCGCTGCGGACGGAGGCGCTGCGCACCCAGAACGAGATCGAACGGCAGCTGGCCGAGGGCGACGAGGAACTGGTCTCGGTCGTCCGCGGCCTGGAGCAGCAGTACGACGCGGTGGCGGGTGCCGAGACCCGCGGCAATCTGGTGGCCGAGCCCGCCGAACTGCCCTCCGCCGAGGAGCTGGGCGCGGTCTTCGAACAGTTTCTCGCCGATCGTGAAGGCCGGCAGGGTCCGGGTTCCGAGGGCGGACGCCAGGAGTGA